The window GGTTTGGTAGGGGCTCAGGAAGCCCTAAGGGAAAGCCAATTAAGGCTCAAGAGCATAATGGACCACACCAACGACCTAATCTGCCAAATTGATTCTGAGGGTCGGCATCTGTATGTTAGCCCATCGTACAAGAGAATTCTTGGATATGAATCGCAAGACTTAATTGGTGAATCATTCTTTACGTTTCTCCATCCCGACGACCTCACTTACACCATTACCGAATTCACAGAAGTGCTACAGACCAATTCGCCCAAATCGGTAAGCGTGAGGTTTCGATCTGCCGAAGGCAACTACGTTTGGATTGAATCGCACGGCAATGCGATTATTAATAAGGACGGCAAGGTAACTGGGATGGTGGTAAGTTCCCGTGACATCACAGAACAGAATAGACATCACAAGGAGATTGAAGATAGCGAACTCCGATACAAGACCTTGCTCAATGCCATTCCCGATCTCATGTTTGTCCAAACCAACGAAGGCGTTTACCTCGACTACCACTGTAGCGACGAATCAATGCTCTTGACTTCTCCGGAATCATTTATCGGTAAGAAACATGCGGACGTATTACCAGCCGACATCCTTTCGCTTTTTGAAGAGAAGTTTCAGCACGTGAGGGAGAGTAATGAAATTGAGAAGTTTGAGTATCAGGCTAAGCTCAATAATGGCCAACAGGGCATCTTTGAGGCAAGAGTAACCACCTTCGGACCAGACAAGATGCTCACCATTATTAGAGATATAACCGATCGAAAAAAATCGGAACAACTAATTGTTGAAAACGAAAAGTTGTTAAAAAAAAAGAACAAGGAATACATTGCCATTAACGAGGAGTTGAACCTCAGCTACACCCACATTCAAAGCATTAATCAGGAGTTAACTGTTGCCAAGGAAAAAGCGGAGGAAAGCGATAGGTTGAAGTCGGCCTTTCTAGCTAACATGTCGCACGAAATACGTACTCCCATGAATGGCATGCTGGGCTTTGCTGACCTGCTGCGACGACCGAATCTCGCCGAAGAAAAACGACGACTTTACATCGACATTATTAACGCCAATGGCAACCAGCTGCTCGCAATTATCAACGACATTATCGACATTTCCAAGATCGAAGCAGGGCAAGTAGTTGCCGAAATGAGGCCCGCCAACATCACTAAGCTCTACCTGGAAATTCAGCACCAATTTACAACCCTTGCAAAGGCTAGAGACTTAGAATTTACAGCTCACTACCCTGATATCGGGGAGGTGGTAACCAATACCGATGCAACTAAGCTGCGGCAGATCCTTTTTAACCTCCTCAACAACGCACTAAAGTTTACACCAACAGGAAGGGTAGAAACCGGGTTCTCTGCCATTGATGGCAACTTGCTTTTTTATGTAAAGGACACGGGGATAGGAATTAGAGAGGAGCTTCACGCTACCGTTTTTGAACGATTCCGTCAGGTTGAAAACTCCATAAGCATGCAGCAGGGGGGTACAGGTTTAGGGTTAAGCATTTCAAAATCATTGGTTGAGTTACTAGGAGGAACTATATGGCTAGAGTCGGAACCAGGCAAAGGATCCACCTTTTTCTTCACCATTCCTTATTTAGCAACTGAGGAAAAACTAGCAAACCAAAATGATTTTCAGATGGCCAAACAAGCATCATGGATCGGAAAGAATATCCTTATTGCTGAGGACGACGAAACCAACTATGGATTCCTTAGCACCATGATTACCGAAGCAGGCATGCAGCCAATTTGGGCCACCAATGGACGCGATGCAATCAAACTTTGTGAAGAAAATCAAAACATCGACCTTGCGCTAATCGACGTCAGGATGCCGATAATGGATGGCTACGAAACTACGAGGCAGATAAAGGAGCTTCGCTCCTCTCTTCCGGTTGTGGTTCACACAGCCTTTGTCTCCACCGATGGCAAAGCGCGTGCATACGCGGCCGGGTGCGATGCGTTTTTGGCCAAGCCTGTTTCACGGAAAGATCTCATTGGCCTTTTTGATCGATTTTTCAGCTAATATTTACTAAGAAGTAAGGCTCTGAATACTTTCAACCAAAAAAAGTAATAATTTGGTTGCTACAAACCATAGCATAGCGCCATGAAAAACATCTTCTTAAGCCTCTTTGTTAGCGCGTTTTTGTTTG is drawn from Williamwhitmania sp. and contains these coding sequences:
- a CDS encoding PAS domain S-box protein; this encodes KFGLALLGYNGREIIGRKALDLLILKDNPGSPYFTEMGQRLVGTQETLTTEGICHSRSGEMLTILWVITNTIGAGSLPEMLCTGNNITGLVGAQEALRESQLRLKSIMDHTNDLICQIDSEGRHLYVSPSYKRILGYESQDLIGESFFTFLHPDDLTYTITEFTEVLQTNSPKSVSVRFRSAEGNYVWIESHGNAIINKDGKVTGMVVSSRDITEQNRHHKEIEDSELRYKTLLNAIPDLMFVQTNEGVYLDYHCSDESMLLTSPESFIGKKHADVLPADILSLFEEKFQHVRESNEIEKFEYQAKLNNGQQGIFEARVTTFGPDKMLTIIRDITDRKKSEQLIVENEKLLKKKNKEYIAINEELNLSYTHIQSINQELTVAKEKAEESDRLKSAFLANMSHEIRTPMNGMLGFADLLRRPNLAEEKRRLYIDIINANGNQLLAIINDIIDISKIEAGQVVAEMRPANITKLYLEIQHQFTTLAKARDLEFTAHYPDIGEVVTNTDATKLRQILFNLLNNALKFTPTGRVETGFSAIDGNLLFYVKDTGIGIREELHATVFERFRQVENSISMQQGGTGLGLSISKSLVELLGGTIWLESEPGKGSTFFFTIPYLATEEKLANQNDFQMAKQASWIGKNILIAEDDETNYGFLSTMITEAGMQPIWATNGRDAIKLCEENQNIDLALIDVRMPIMDGYETTRQIKELRSSLPVVVHTAFVSTDGKARAYAAGCDAFLAKPVSRKDLIGLFDRFFS